The following nucleotide sequence is from Bactrocera oleae isolate idBacOlea1 chromosome 2, idBacOlea1, whole genome shotgun sequence.
TTTATCTTCCTTTTCCTATAATACCGttgcttttttttcttcttcaagAAATCTTcgaaatcttaaaatattctaaaacacataaaaacattCACGCAATTCTAAAAAaactttgctttttattttaaacagtatcaatttatattcaaaatcaCTTATGAAATTTCTTTACGAATTGTTTATTCTGACATAAAACTCTTACATTTTGGATTACTTTTTATAATAgaattattttgtataattaagtCTATAACTTTCAATTCATAAGAACAAGAATTGCTTTGGAATTACAAGACCAAAACATTTCAATACTCCAGTTCCAATAATATTTCCCACCTGATAAACACAGTGTACTGCTATTGCTCACCTGCCGCAAGAAGACTCTCTCTCAATCACTCTCGTTCTCTCATTTTGTCTATCTCTATTTGAGTTAatgataaacaaataaatttcgccACACTCTCAAGCCGCACCTTTCCAGTTGGAAACTGTGCTGCCAACTAGTCAGTAACGCGGCTCAAAGCGTGGATGTGGCTTAGCAAGCGGCAGAAAGACATTCCAGTTTCAGTTATTGCGGAGTGTTTTTTGTGTACGGACGTGTCGACGGATTGTGCAGCGGTGACAGTTGGTCCCAGTTGAATGCTGACTAgcgtagttgttgttttttaccaAAGTCTCTCAGCGCATCTAATACAGTGAATTCCGTAAACATTTCAGTGTTTATGTATTGCTTGGAGTGAGTGTGTATTTGTGAGCACAGCAAACGAAAAGTGTAAGCAAAACAGAAACGAAGAGAGAAGTGCACATTTTCGTGTTTCGTTCGCGAGTGTGTGTGACGTCACCGCCAAGTAGCAGTACGGTGTAGCGGCTGAATGAATGACATGAAAATGATCGGAAGCGATTACGTACTAGAGGCGCACAACATTTTCCACACCACAGAGGTAGCGTAGTGATAAACGCcaaacatattttgtttataataattttcacaaaaaaaaaattaaaaataattattctatTATTGAAATATGTTAAGTTAGTAGCcaagatgtgtgtacaaaatattttccactcaagttcgttgcttaaatCTTTAGTTTTCGAATAACACATATTTTGCCTAATCCCATAGGTGGATGGCGGTGGTTGCTTCAATGGTGGTGGCATTCCAGCGCTGGTGCTCAAAGGAGTTAACTTGACTGTGCATAGTGGTGAAGTGATGGCCATTTTGGGCTCGAAAGGTAATAAAGCGATAGGGAAATGTTATTTGCATTAATCAAacgttttattttgttaaaacttATTGCAGGCAGCGGCAAACGTGCGTTGTTAGATGTGATTGCCCGTCGCGCTGATGGTACAACGCGTGGTCAAGTTCTACTTAACGGTTCGCCGCTAACGAAAGCACTCTTCCAGCAACGTTGCGGCTATGTGACACAATCGTGCACATTCATACCGGGACTAACGGTGGCGCAGACGCTGCATTACACACCAACAATAGTAAGCAGATCAATGCTATAAAACCGATTGGTAATACAATTTAActatttactgttttttttctaaagctGTCTGGCTACTTGAAAAGCTCAAAAGTACGTCAAATACTGGCCGACTTGGCACTATCTCAAGTAGCCCACAAACGTGTCGAATATTTGAATATGAGCGAGGCGCGTAGACTTGCTATTGGAATACAGCTAGTAAGAGATCCAGGTACGTACCGTAAAACAGACTCAATTATGCCCGCTAAATTTGCTCAATTTGCCCattaaaattttggtatataaTGCCATATGCAGCGTAATTAGTTTTATAGCGCCTATAACGTGCGTCTCATCTAAAAAAGACTAAGTCGCACTGCACCTTTTGAAGCCCGCAGATCGAATATGAGGAGTTCTCTTGGCTTTATGTCGTCAATTTACGAAGCATCTGAATGAAATCAAGCCAacatatttctttaatattgtcAAATAAGAATAAATTCGGATCAGCACCTTACCTTACCATAGCCCCAATCTACCTAAAatagtaattttgttattatagttgaCTTTATGCAGAATATATTGCTCATTAGTGAGTTATCGgtcatatgtgagttattttcgCGAACAAgcataattttaatgttataagTAAATGAAATCGAACTAGTACTGCTCCTAGATTTCACACAGATAATATTGTGATTTCCGATTTTTAGGTagattttatgccgaatatatgtGGTGGAATTAAATCCATACAAAATTACGTCGCAAAAGTAATGCTGTTCAACTCCAGAAGTTTATAGTAGTTTCtagtattttttcttaaaataaaaccaaactTTCCGTcgaaatttgatttttgcattttaaGCAATCATCTCAACCTAACCTATGTCGCGCTTATAAgttctaataatttttcttttctttcagtTATGCTGCTGCTTGACGAACCCACACAGGGCTTAGATCCGCTCAGCGCCTATCTACTAATATCGATACTTTCGAACAGCGCCAAGAAGACTGGTTGCGGTATATTACTCTCTTTGGAGAAACCACGCTCCGATGTATTTCCCTTTCTCGATCGCGCATTGTTTCTCTGCCTGGGTGGTGTAGTGTACTCAGGCGGTACCCGAGCAATGCTCGAATATTTTCATAGTATTGGATTTCCCTGTCCACAACTCGAAAACCCATTGATGTACTATCTCTGTTTGAGCACTGTAGATCGTAGGTAAGTCAAGAGACGACAGCTTTTATTAAcctaataattttgttttatatttaactaTTTACTTTTGCAGAAGCCGCGATCGCTTTTTAGAGTCCAGCCAGCAGATTGAAGCATTAGTGGACCGGTTTGCGCGTGAAACTCCCATGTCCGATGCACCAATCCATACAATGGGCAGCGGTAAAGT
It contains:
- the LOC106624212 gene encoding ATP-binding cassette sub-family G member 5, yielding MNDMKMIGSDYVLEAHNIFHTTEVDGGGCFNGGGIPALVLKGVNLTVHSGEVMAILGSKGSGKRALLDVIARRADGTTRGQVLLNGSPLTKALFQQRCGYVTQSCTFIPGLTVAQTLHYTPTILSGYLKSSKVRQILADLALSQVAHKRVEYLNMSEARRLAIGIQLVRDPVMLLLDEPTQGLDPLSAYLLISILSNSAKKTGCGILLSLEKPRSDVFPFLDRALFLCLGGVVYSGGTRAMLEYFHSIGFPCPQLENPLMYYLCLSTVDRRSRDRFLESSQQIEALVDRFARETPMSDAPIHTMGSGKVPLAYGKPGELKVWIMLYLKLLASTFSCGLAGMKALFMRLLLLPIAMALMWLFYTDVGDDAHGFFSKNGMILNIIGLAYGCGTLTTISLFPIWRKRFSQDTPEGLYSGATLLIAYNSIAIPFSLISAVFASCVIYPLLLDPKFPNGIVFAYLLVALWSSFVLAEQLSIAFLLVVKVPFNAAIAVTYILVISIALASGTVRSFKGLQPWLQENTKGTHTRYVSSLLHSIAFQSRKMNCTPTASVICPKPADFLHERLGMADPDETIDVAASCAFAVGLAAFNMLLYLFPMPRCVKQKFKD